A genomic window from Balaenoptera acutorostrata chromosome 20, mBalAcu1.1, whole genome shotgun sequence includes:
- the KRT19 gene encoding keratin, type I cytoskeletal 19 — translation MTSYSLRQSSATSSFGGLGSGSMRFGAGGAFRAPSIHGGSGGRGVSVSSARFVSSSSSGGYGGGYAGALAGSDGLLTGNEKVTMQNLNDRLASYLEKVRALEEANDDLEVKIRDWYQKQGPGPARDYSHYFKTIEDLRGQILGTTIENSRIVLQIDNARLAADDFRTKFETEHALRVSVEADINGLRRLLDELTLARTDLEMQIEGLKEELAYLRKNHEEEISVLKGQVGGQVNVEVDSAPGIDLAKILSDMRSQHEVMAEKNRKDAEAWFTSQTEELNREVAGHTEQLQISKTEVTDLRRTLQGLEIELQSQLSMKAALEGTLAETEARFGAQLAHIQALISGVEAQLSNVRADTERQNQEYQHLMDIKSRLEQEIATYRNLLEGQDAFYNNLPTPKVL, via the exons ATGACTTCCTACAGCCTTCGCCAGTCGTCGGCCACCTCGTCCTTCGGGGGTCTGGGCAGCGGCTCCATGCGCTTCGGGGCGGGAGGCGCCTTCCGCGCGCCCAGCATCCACGGGGGCTCGGGTGGCCGCGGCGTGTCGGTGTCCTCCGCCCGCTTCGTGTCCTCGTCCTCCTCCGGGGGCTACGGCGGCGGCTATGCGGGCGCCCTGGCCGGCTCCGACGGGCTGCTGACGGGCAACGAGAAGGTCACCATGCAGAACCTCAACGACCGCCTGGCCTCCTACCTGGAGAAGGTGCGCGCCCTGGAGGAGGCCAACGACGACTTGGAGGTGAAGATCCGCGACTGGTACCAGAAGCAGGGGCCCGGGCCCGCCCGCGACTACAGCCACTACTTCAAGACCATCGAGGACCTGCGGGGCCAG ATTCTTGGTACCACCATTGAGAACTCCAGGATAGTCCTGCAGATCGACAACGCCCGTTTGGCTGCAGATGACTTTCGAACCAA GTTTGAGACGGAGCACGCCCTGCGAGTGAGCGTGGAGGCCGACATCAACGGCCTGCGCAGGTTGCTGGACGAGCTGACCCTGGCCAGGACTGACCTGGAGATGCAGATCGAGGGTCTGAAGGAGGAGCTGGCCTACCTCCGGAAGAACCACGAGGAG GAAATCAGTGTCCTGAAGGGCCAGGTGGGAGGTCAGGTCAACGTGGAGGTAGACTCCGCTCCGGGCATCGACCTAGCCAAGATCCTGAGCGACATGAGAAGCCAACATGAGGTCATGGCTGAGAAGAACCGGAAGGATGCTGAGGCCTGGTTCACCAGCCAG ACCGAGGAGCTGAACAGGGAGGTCGCTGGCCACACGGAGCAGCTGCAGATCAGCAAGACGGAGGTCACCGACCTGCGGCGTACCCTCCAGGGTCTGGAGATCGAGCTGCAGTCTCAGCTCAGCATG aAAGCTGCCCTGGAAGGCACGCTGGCCGAAACGGAGGCTCGCTTCGGAGCCCAGCTGGCGCATATCCAGGCGCTGATCAGTGGTGTCGAAGCCCAGCTGAGCAATGTGCGTGCCGACACCGAGCGGCAGAACCAGGAGTACCAGCACCTCATGGACATCAAGTCCCGGCTGGAACAGGAGATCGCCACCTACCGAAACCTGCTGGAGGGCCAGGACGCCTTCTACAACAACCTGCCCACCCCGAAGGTCCTCTGA
- the KRT15 gene encoding keratin, type I cytoskeletal 15, with product MSTTFLQTSSSTFGGGSTWGGSLTAGGGGFAGGSLYGGGGSRNISASSARFVSSGSAGGYGGGFSGGAGSGLGGGFGGGLGGGLGGGFGGGFGDFGGGGLLSGNEKLTMQNLNERLASYLEKVRALEEANADLEVKIRDWYQKQRPTEIKDYSPYFKTIEELRDKILAATIDNSRVILEIDNARLAADDFRLKYENELALRQSVEADINGLRRVLDELTLAKTDLELQTESLNEELAYLRKNHEEEMKEFSNQLAGQVNVEMDAAPGVDLTRVLLEMREQYEAMAEKNRRDAEAWFFSKTEELNEEVASNTEIIQTSETEIVDLRRTMQGLEMELQSQLSMKAGLESTLAETECRYALQLQHIQGLISSVEAQLSELRSEMECQNQEYKMLLDIKTRLEQEIATYRSLLEGQDSRMAGIGTREASLGGGGSGKVRINVEESVDGKVVSSRKRDI from the exons ATGAGCACCACGTTTCTGCAGACTTCTTCCTCCACCTTTGGGGGTGGCTCGACCTGGGGGGGTTCCCTCACGGCTGGGGGAGGAGGCTTTGCTGGGGGGAGTCTCTATGGGGGAGGTGGGAGCCGCAATATCTCAGCTTCTTCTGCCAGGTTTGTCTCCTCGGGGTCAGCAGGGGGCTATGGGGGCGGCTTCAGTGGAGGGGCTGGTAGTGGTTTGGGTGGAGGCTTTGGAGGTGGCCTTGGAGGTGGCCTTGGAGGTGGCTTTGGTGGTGGCTTTGGTGACTTCGGCGGTGGCGGCCTCCTCTCTGGCAACGAGAAGCTCACCATGCAGAACCTCAACGAGCGCCTGGCCTCCTACCTGGAGAAGGTGCGCGCCCTGGAGGAGGCCAACGCTGACCTGGAGGTGAAGATCCGCGACTGGTACCAGAAGCAACGGCCCACTGAGATCAAGGACTACAGCCCCTACTTCAAGACCATAGAAGAACTCCGAGACAAG ATCCTGGCGGCCACCATCGACAACTCCCGGGTTATCCTGGAGATTGACAATGCCAGGTTGGCTGCGGATGACTTCAGACTCAA gTATGAGAACGAGCTGGCCCTGCGCCAGAGCGTGGAGGCTGACATCAACGGCCTGCGCAGGGTGCTGGACGAGCTGACCCTGGCAAAGACCGACCTGGAGCTGCAGACTGAGAGCCTGAACGAGGAGCTGGCCTACCTCCGGAAGAACCACGAGGAG GAGATGAAGGAGTTCAGCAACCAGCTGGCCGGCCAGGTCAACGTGGAGATGGACGCAGCACCGGGCGTGGACCTGACCCGCGTGCTGTTGGAGATGAGGGAGCAGTACGAGGCCATGGCGGAGAAGAACCGCCGGGATGCCGAGGCCTGGTTCTTCAGCAAG ACGGAGGAGCTGAATGAGGAGGTGGCCTCCAACACAGAGATAATCCAGACCAGCGAGACGGAGATCGTAGACCTGAGACGCACGATgcaggggctggagatggagctgCAGTCCCAGCTCAGCATG AAAGCCGGGCTGGAGAGCACGCTGGCGGAGACCGAGTGCCGCTACGCCCTGCAGCTGCAGCACATCCAGGGCCTCATCAGCAGCGTCGAGGCCCAGCTGAGCGAGCTCCGCAGTGAGATGGAGTGCCAGAACCAGGAGTACAAGATGCTGCTGGACATCAAGACGCGGCTGGAGCAGGAGATCGCCACCTACCGCAGCCTGCTGGAGGGCCAGGACTCCAG GATGGCTGGCATTGGTACCAGAGAAG CCTCCCTGGGAGGTGGTGGCAGCGGCAAAGTCCGTATCAACGTTGAGGAGTCAGTGGATGGGAAGGTGGTTTCTTCTCGAAAGAGAGACATCTAA